A genomic window from Euryarchaeota archaeon includes:
- the asnB gene encoding asparagine synthase (glutamine-hydrolyzing), which yields MCGICGVIGNIRRGEASEATSRMLAAQVHRGPDGSGAAIVAENPAACIGNRRLAIVDLSKTGDQPMVGKSGATMVYNGELYNAPQIRSELEAAGASFTGTSDTEVALQAFERWGPDAFSRFSGMFALAIWDPDKHRLTLARDPLGIKPLYYSSTTGGQFVFASEVKAMTASGLVRPTISRAGLASFLAYGSVQEPLTILEGVRCLPPATWLAVGNDGGIHGPHRYWDFPSPVLGHSSIQENVIEARRLLEAAVGRHLMSDVPVGVFLSSGLDSTAVAGLAAKASKTSVNTFTVTFPDEETFDEGVIARETATRLGTDHHEKPITSATACKWIEKALDSMDQPSMDGANSYLVSKAVHEGGIKVALSGQGGDEVFGGYSSFRDVPSWNRGMALTAAVPQRVRSQALAFVGGMRSEVARRKAADIGMNGAEVRGLYLHYRRLMSDSEMGELVTTPSRLGLDDDYQPTPESGPPATLPRDAQAAVRMLECSYYMRNTLLRDGDVFGMANSLEIRVPLLDRELVEWACGLPGPSFMPRGKPAKFLLREACREFYSPEQLRRPKRGFTLPISRWLQGPLSATMDRNVRVVKDAKLVDSTSVDRLVQRFERQPDSAAWSRVWAVVALGAWLSKNEAMLEGNQ from the coding sequence ATGTGCGGAATCTGCGGTGTGATCGGGAATATCCGGCGCGGCGAAGCCTCGGAGGCGACGTCCCGGATGCTGGCTGCGCAGGTCCACCGCGGTCCCGACGGTTCCGGCGCGGCGATCGTGGCGGAGAATCCGGCCGCTTGCATCGGGAACCGGCGACTGGCGATCGTGGATCTCTCCAAGACCGGCGACCAACCCATGGTGGGAAAGAGCGGCGCCACGATGGTCTACAATGGCGAACTTTACAATGCACCCCAAATCCGGTCAGAGCTCGAAGCGGCCGGAGCATCGTTTACAGGCACGAGCGATACGGAGGTCGCGCTACAGGCATTCGAACGTTGGGGCCCGGACGCGTTCTCCAGGTTTTCGGGAATGTTCGCCCTTGCGATCTGGGACCCGGACAAACACCGGCTGACCCTGGCCCGCGATCCCCTAGGCATCAAACCGCTGTACTATTCTTCCACGACCGGAGGCCAATTTGTTTTCGCCTCCGAAGTCAAGGCCATGACCGCCAGCGGCCTCGTTCGGCCCACAATCAGTCGCGCCGGCCTCGCTTCATTCCTGGCCTACGGATCGGTCCAGGAACCCCTTACGATCCTTGAAGGCGTCCGGTGCCTCCCGCCGGCCACCTGGCTCGCCGTCGGTAATGACGGGGGCATTCACGGACCCCACAGGTATTGGGATTTCCCATCGCCCGTTCTAGGGCACTCGTCGATTCAAGAAAACGTCATTGAGGCCCGTCGCCTCCTTGAAGCGGCCGTCGGCCGCCACCTCATGAGCGACGTCCCAGTGGGCGTGTTCTTGAGCTCAGGACTCGACTCGACCGCCGTCGCGGGCCTTGCCGCCAAGGCCTCGAAGACTAGCGTGAACACCTTCACCGTGACTTTCCCCGACGAAGAGACGTTCGACGAAGGCGTGATCGCTCGCGAGACGGCGACCCGTCTCGGAACAGATCACCACGAGAAGCCCATCACGTCCGCGACGGCCTGCAAATGGATCGAAAAGGCTCTTGACTCGATGGACCAACCGAGCATGGACGGTGCGAACTCGTACCTTGTCTCCAAGGCCGTCCATGAAGGGGGCATCAAGGTGGCTCTATCCGGCCAAGGCGGCGACGAGGTCTTCGGAGGCTACAGCTCGTTCAGGGACGTCCCCAGTTGGAACCGTGGCATGGCACTTACTGCGGCTGTCCCGCAACGCGTGCGATCCCAGGCGCTCGCATTCGTCGGCGGGATGAGAAGCGAGGTGGCGAGGCGCAAGGCCGCCGACATCGGCATGAACGGCGCCGAAGTGCGCGGGCTCTACCTCCACTACCGCCGACTCATGTCGGATTCCGAGATGGGCGAACTCGTAACGACCCCGAGCCGTCTCGGACTCGACGATGATTACCAACCGACGCCGGAAAGTGGACCGCCTGCGACCCTGCCAAGGGATGCGCAGGCCGCTGTCCGGATGCTCGAATGCTCCTACTACATGAGAAACACGCTGCTTCGGGACGGGGACGTCTTCGGAATGGCGAACTCCCTGGAGATTCGCGTACCGCTACTTGACCGGGAATTGGTGGAATGGGCCTGCGGCCTGCCGGGACCTTCTTTCATGCCGCGCGGAAAACCGGCGAAATTCCTTCTGCGAGAGGCGTGCCGCGAGTTTTATTCGCCGGAACAGCTTCGGCGGCCAAAGCGCGGTTTCACGCTTCCGATCAGCAGATGGCTCCAAGGACCGCTTTCCGCCACGATGGACAGGAACGTCAGGGTGGTCAAAGACGCCAAACTCGTCGATTCGACCTCTGTGGACCGATTGGTCCAACGGTTCGAGCGACAACCCGATAGTGCCGCATGGTCCCGGGTCTGGGCGGTCGTGGCCCTTGGGGCGTGGCTTTCCAAGAACGAGGCGATGCTGGAGGGTAACCAGTGA
- a CDS encoding glycosyltransferase family 2 protein, whose amino-acid sequence MGRSSTPLGVIVLTQDEERLLPACLHSLEGLECDVFVVDSGSRDSTVALAEKAGASVVSHPFENYAAQRNWAQDNVALENPWLLHLDADERLTPQLVEEINSILEKPRAETAAYLLCKRTIFMGRWIRHGGHYPSFHLRLYKRGAGRCEDRGYDQHFVVDGDVGRLKNDYVDVLTSDIDRFVARHLRWATLEADEYRARADQPRTVQARASGTPVERKRWLRSRLYDRAPLFLRAFLYWFYRYFLRLGFVDGREGLIFHFMQGLWFRFMVDVKIWQSRRRIGRSTAD is encoded by the coding sequence ATGGGGCGATCCTCCACACCCCTCGGCGTCATCGTCTTGACGCAGGACGAGGAACGGTTGCTCCCGGCCTGTCTTCACAGCCTAGAAGGGCTCGAGTGCGACGTATTCGTCGTCGATTCGGGAAGCCGGGACTCCACCGTGGCGCTTGCCGAAAAGGCGGGCGCCTCGGTCGTAAGCCATCCCTTCGAAAATTATGCCGCCCAGCGCAATTGGGCGCAAGACAACGTGGCGCTTGAAAACCCGTGGTTGCTGCACCTGGACGCGGACGAGCGGCTGACACCGCAACTCGTGGAGGAGATCAACTCCATCTTGGAGAAACCCCGCGCCGAAACGGCCGCGTATCTGCTTTGTAAACGCACCATCTTCATGGGCCGCTGGATCCGCCACGGCGGACATTACCCTTCTTTCCATCTGCGCCTGTACAAACGTGGTGCAGGCCGGTGCGAGGACCGCGGCTACGATCAACACTTCGTCGTGGATGGCGATGTCGGACGACTCAAGAACGATTACGTGGACGTCCTGACAAGCGACATTGACCGGTTCGTCGCGCGACACCTCCGCTGGGCCACGCTTGAGGCCGATGAATACCGCGCGCGGGCCGACCAACCTAGGACCGTCCAAGCGCGGGCGAGCGGCACGCCCGTCGAAAGGAAACGGTGGCTGCGTTCACGGCTCTATGATCGGGCACCGCTTTTCCTTCGGGCCTTCCTTTACTGGTTCTACCGTTACTTCCTGAGGCTCGGGTTTGTTGATGGGCGAGAAGGATTGATCTTCCACTTCATGCAGGGACTCTGGTTCAGGTTCATGGTGGATGTGAAGATATGGCAGTCACGACGGCGAATTGGCCGAAGTACCGCGGATTGA
- a CDS encoding class I SAM-dependent methyltransferase: MAVTTANWPKYRGLRTPAQRRRGLANRILSAVLTPVRFALETGHAHSALVGRAENAAHDPIPWYTYGATAFLAGLETAPLAILEFGGGQSTIWWAHRAARVTTIEDDPSWEKLLRRDLAALPNVEIRIAADTGSFPNLANGGPFDITIVDGGPRFECVETALTVTKPTGLIVVDDTDYPWDPRGEGKYRMLDAIDDAGWGRVDFHGFAPGVWTPHCTSVFFKPECDLFRARGAPRPGLGLKDEPPRRV, translated from the coding sequence ATGGCAGTCACGACGGCGAATTGGCCGAAGTACCGCGGATTGAGAACGCCGGCGCAACGGCGACGCGGCCTGGCAAACCGGATCCTCAGCGCCGTCCTCACGCCCGTGCGGTTCGCGCTGGAAACCGGACATGCGCATAGCGCCCTCGTCGGGCGCGCGGAAAATGCGGCCCATGACCCAATTCCATGGTACACCTATGGTGCGACGGCGTTCTTGGCGGGCCTCGAAACGGCCCCGCTTGCCATCCTGGAATTCGGCGGCGGCCAATCCACCATTTGGTGGGCGCACCGCGCTGCAAGGGTCACGACGATTGAGGACGATCCATCCTGGGAGAAACTCTTAAGGCGCGATTTGGCCGCACTCCCGAATGTCGAGATTCGCATCGCCGCGGATACCGGCTCGTTCCCAAATCTGGCAAATGGTGGCCCTTTCGACATCACGATTGTCGACGGCGGCCCTAGGTTCGAGTGCGTCGAGACCGCGCTTACCGTGACGAAACCGACCGGCTTGATAGTGGTCGACGACACGGATTACCCGTGGGACCCCCGGGGGGAAGGGAAGTACCGGATGCTCGATGCTATTGATGACGCGGGCTGGGGCCGCGTCGACTTCCACGGGTTCGCGCCGGGCGTTTGGACCCCCCATTGTACGTCTGTGTTTTTCAAGCCTGAGTGCGACCTTTTCAGGGCCCGTGGCGCCCCCCGACCCGGACTCGGCCTCAAGGACGAGCCGCCGCGGCGCGTGTGA
- a CDS encoding carbamoyltransferase, translated as MKRVILGISAFHGDSSAALVVDGQLVAAVEEERFRRIKHWAGFPSESIKRCLEIGGVSPAAVTDFAIARDPNAHLLRKALFVASRLPSPRLVGDRARNSGRIRNVPGRVAETLGLDSKSVSSRTHWVEHHPAHLASAYYASPFEEAAVCAIDGFGDFVSTSYAVGRGPRLDVVDRVHFPHSLGMLYLAITQFLGFTKYGDEYKVMGLAPYGSPEHAEKIRKLLRLRPKGRFELDLSYFRHHTGGVNMTWDEGEPTMGAVYSKRMEELLGKRRDPKEAVAKKHEDLAASLQVVFEEAQAHVLNGLAERTRMSRLAFAGGCAMNSVANGKIRERTDFKEVFIQPAAGDAGTSLGAALYVHNMKGGTGPRFVMHHSYWGPSFDDASHGAAIKARETDLLGQHCTFKEFPEEEALCSYVAGRISEGAIVGWFQGRMEWGARALGNRSILADPRRADMREIINTKIKFRERFRPFAPSILKESLSDFFVDAVPDPFMIQVYPVRADKRTIIPAVTHVDESGRLQTVDRAANPRYWLLLKHFEKRTGVPVLLNTSFNENEPIVHRPEEALDCFLRTKMDVLALGNRVLEKRT; from the coding sequence ATGAAGCGCGTCATCCTCGGCATCTCCGCATTCCACGGCGACTCTTCAGCCGCGCTGGTCGTTGACGGCCAACTGGTGGCAGCCGTCGAGGAGGAGCGGTTCCGCCGCATCAAGCATTGGGCAGGGTTCCCGAGTGAGTCGATCAAGAGGTGTCTGGAGATCGGAGGCGTTTCTCCTGCCGCGGTCACGGATTTCGCTATCGCGCGAGACCCCAACGCCCACCTCCTGCGCAAGGCATTGTTCGTCGCGTCGCGGCTCCCCAGCCCAAGGCTCGTGGGTGACCGCGCCCGAAACTCCGGCCGCATTAGGAACGTTCCCGGTCGGGTGGCGGAGACGCTTGGGCTCGACTCAAAAAGCGTGTCAAGCCGGACCCATTGGGTCGAACACCATCCGGCGCATCTCGCCAGCGCCTACTATGCATCACCGTTCGAGGAGGCAGCGGTCTGCGCAATAGACGGCTTCGGGGATTTCGTCAGCACTTCGTACGCCGTTGGACGCGGGCCCCGCCTCGACGTGGTCGATCGTGTGCATTTCCCCCACTCTCTTGGGATGCTCTATCTCGCGATCACGCAATTCCTCGGCTTCACGAAGTACGGCGATGAGTACAAGGTCATGGGCCTTGCCCCGTACGGCTCGCCGGAACACGCCGAAAAGATCCGAAAGCTCCTCCGCCTCCGGCCGAAGGGTCGCTTCGAATTGGATCTGTCCTACTTCCGCCACCACACGGGCGGCGTGAACATGACGTGGGACGAAGGTGAGCCCACGATGGGCGCCGTCTACTCGAAGAGGATGGAGGAGCTCCTCGGAAAACGACGAGATCCCAAGGAGGCCGTGGCAAAGAAGCACGAGGACCTCGCCGCTTCCTTGCAAGTCGTGTTCGAGGAGGCGCAGGCGCACGTGCTCAATGGCTTGGCGGAACGTACGCGGATGTCGAGGCTCGCCTTTGCCGGAGGATGCGCGATGAACAGCGTCGCGAACGGCAAGATCCGTGAAAGGACCGATTTCAAAGAGGTCTTCATCCAACCCGCGGCCGGCGACGCCGGCACTTCGCTTGGCGCAGCGCTCTACGTCCATAACATGAAGGGCGGAACCGGACCGCGGTTCGTGATGCACCATTCCTATTGGGGGCCCTCGTTCGACGACGCTTCCCACGGGGCAGCCATCAAAGCGCGGGAGACTGACCTCCTGGGCCAACATTGCACTTTCAAGGAATTCCCCGAAGAGGAGGCGCTTTGCTCGTATGTGGCCGGCCGGATATCAGAGGGCGCCATCGTCGGCTGGTTCCAGGGCCGCATGGAATGGGGCGCGCGCGCCCTTGGGAACAGGAGCATCCTCGCGGATCCACGAAGAGCGGACATGCGCGAGATCATCAACACGAAGATCAAGTTCCGGGAGAGGTTCCGACCGTTCGCACCATCGATCCTGAAGGAATCTCTTAGCGACTTCTTCGTGGACGCCGTCCCGGATCCTTTCATGATCCAAGTCTACCCCGTCCGTGCGGACAAAAGGACGATCATCCCGGCCGTGACACACGTCGACGAATCGGGGCGGCTCCAGACCGTGGACCGGGCCGCCAATCCCCGCTATTGGCTCTTACTGAAGCACTTTGAGAAGCGCACCGGTGTGCCGGTACTCTTGAACACCTCATTCAACGAGAACGAACCGATCGTGCACAGGCCGGAGGAGGCGCTGGATTGTTTCCTGCGCACAAAGATGGACGTCCTGGCGCTCGGGAACCGCGTCCTGGAAAAGAGAACTTGA
- a CDS encoding glycosyltransferase family 4 protein, with the protein MKARPMRLLFINNHYPPDANPTGNLVAQVAEGLVERGHAVTVVTAVPHYARFETEPEWRGRFSYRTNEKGVDIIRVYVHARGGKEKRTRRILNYLTFNLFALWASLTAKGPYDAVFAPNGSFFVGLTAWLAASRFGAPWIYNVQDLYPDVPIRMGMVRGRGTITLLRRLERFMYDRASRITVIAPSFKTNIERKGVPSGRVVVVPNFVDTRFIRPLARINAFSTEHGLDGRFAVGYAGNLGYASELETLLKAAKAVEGLSEMRFVIVGEGISKPGLVAEAGRLGLRNILFLPFQPRERLPEMRAAMDVHLSLYKRGASSDSLPSKTYEIMASGRPIVLAADPGSDVWNLVQSAGCGICLEPGDAKGLAEALLSLEKDATMRTEMGRRGRLEADGSFSKNTAIDSYERLFQDVSGTPHQRLKTSTAMSESVR; encoded by the coding sequence TTGAAGGCCCGTCCAATGCGCCTGCTTTTCATCAACAACCATTACCCGCCGGACGCGAACCCCACCGGGAACCTTGTCGCTCAAGTTGCAGAAGGCCTAGTGGAACGAGGGCACGCCGTGACCGTCGTCACGGCCGTTCCCCATTATGCGCGCTTCGAGACGGAGCCAGAGTGGCGAGGCCGTTTCTCTTATCGAACCAACGAGAAAGGCGTCGATATCATCCGCGTATACGTGCACGCTCGCGGCGGGAAGGAGAAGCGGACCCGGCGTATCCTCAACTACCTCACGTTCAACCTGTTCGCCCTCTGGGCTTCGTTGACGGCGAAAGGCCCATACGATGCCGTGTTCGCGCCGAACGGCTCCTTCTTCGTGGGACTCACCGCGTGGTTGGCCGCGTCACGGTTCGGCGCACCCTGGATATACAACGTACAAGACCTCTACCCGGATGTTCCCATCCGGATGGGCATGGTCCGCGGCCGGGGCACCATCACCTTGCTTCGCCGCCTCGAACGGTTCATGTACGACAGGGCCTCGCGGATCACGGTGATCGCCCCGTCGTTCAAGACCAACATCGAGAGGAAAGGAGTGCCTTCTGGACGGGTAGTGGTGGTCCCGAATTTCGTTGACACCCGCTTCATCCGGCCCCTTGCGCGCATCAACGCATTCTCGACCGAACATGGGCTCGACGGAAGGTTCGCCGTGGGTTACGCCGGCAACCTCGGTTACGCCTCCGAGCTCGAGACCCTCCTCAAGGCCGCAAAGGCGGTCGAAGGCCTGTCGGAAATGCGGTTCGTCATAGTCGGAGAGGGGATTTCGAAACCAGGGCTCGTGGCCGAAGCCGGGCGCCTTGGTCTTCGTAACATACTTTTCCTCCCATTCCAACCCCGCGAACGGTTGCCCGAAATGCGCGCCGCCATGGACGTGCACCTTTCACTCTACAAGCGGGGCGCGTCAAGCGATTCGTTGCCGTCGAAGACGTACGAGATAATGGCCAGCGGGCGGCCGATCGTCCTGGCGGCGGATCCTGGGAGCGATGTCTGGAACCTCGTCCAATCGGCTGGATGTGGCATATGCCTCGAACCCGGGGACGCAAAGGGACTTGCCGAAGCCCTTCTTTCGCTTGAGAAGGACGCGACGATGCGCACGGAGATGGGAAGGCGCGGCCGCCTCGAGGCGGACGGATCCTTCTCCAAGAACACCGCAATAGACTCCTACGAGCGGCTCTTTCAAGACGTCTCAGGCACGCCTCACCAACGGCTTAAGACGTCCACGGCCATGTCGGAGAGTGTGCGATAG
- the gmd gene encoding GDP-mannose 4,6-dehydratase translates to MKKALVTGVTGQDGSYLTELLLGKGYEVHGIIRRASSFNTGRLDHLYHDPHEKGTRLFLHHGDMTDGTSLRRIMETVRPDEVYNLGAQSHVKVSFDLPEYTADTVAMGTLRMLETLRDHAATTGRQVKYYQAGSSEMFGSTPPAQSETSPFLPRSPYAASKVAAHHYAVNYREAYGLFIANGILFNHESPRRGETFVTRKITRAVGRIKLGLQKTLYLGNLEAQRDWGFAGDYVEAMWSMLQATTAGDFVVATGRSHSVTEFVEAAFSHAKLDWKAHVKVDKRYLRPTETDHLRGDASKAARTLGWKPRIGFEELVQMMVDHDLELAQQEKTLRLAGHKVGGGKANE, encoded by the coding sequence ATGAAGAAAGCGCTAGTGACCGGGGTGACGGGCCAAGACGGGTCCTACCTCACCGAACTGCTCCTAGGGAAAGGCTACGAGGTCCATGGGATCATCCGGCGCGCTTCGAGTTTCAACACGGGTAGGCTCGACCACCTCTATCATGACCCGCACGAGAAGGGGACCCGCCTCTTCCTCCATCACGGCGACATGACGGACGGGACGAGCCTACGACGCATCATGGAGACGGTGCGGCCAGACGAGGTCTACAACCTCGGCGCCCAATCGCACGTCAAGGTGAGTTTCGACCTGCCGGAGTACACGGCCGATACGGTCGCCATGGGCACGCTACGGATGCTGGAGACCCTTCGAGACCACGCCGCGACGACGGGTCGGCAAGTGAAGTACTATCAGGCTGGATCCTCCGAGATGTTCGGATCGACGCCTCCGGCGCAGTCCGAGACCAGCCCTTTCCTTCCTCGTAGCCCATACGCGGCGAGCAAGGTCGCTGCCCACCACTACGCTGTGAACTACCGCGAGGCGTACGGGCTTTTCATCGCGAATGGCATCCTGTTCAACCACGAATCACCTCGACGTGGAGAGACTTTCGTGACAAGGAAGATCACGAGGGCTGTGGGCAGGATCAAGTTAGGCCTCCAGAAAACACTGTACTTGGGCAACCTCGAAGCGCAGCGCGATTGGGGATTCGCGGGGGATTACGTCGAGGCCATGTGGTCGATGCTCCAAGCAACGACCGCGGGGGATTTCGTCGTCGCCACGGGCCGCTCGCACTCGGTGACCGAGTTCGTGGAGGCGGCGTTCTCTCATGCCAAACTGGATTGGAAGGCCCACGTCAAGGTGGACAAGAGATACCTTCGCCCCACGGAGACCGATCACCTGCGCGGCGACGCATCCAAAGCCGCGCGCACGCTCGGTTGGAAGCCGCGTATCGGCTTCGAGGAACTCGTCCAGATGATGGTCGATCACGATCTTGAGCTCGCCCAGCAGGAAAAGACGCTAAGACTAGCGGGCCACAAAGTGGGCGGAGGCAAGGCCAATGAATAG
- a CDS encoding GDP-L-fucose synthase produces the protein MNRGSKIFVAGHRGLVGSAITRRLQSAGHTNLVTRTRNELDLTDQARVRGFFDEERPEFVFVAAAKVGGIHANNTLPAEFIWNNLMIQSNVIDAAYRSGVTKLLFLGSSCIYPRLAPQPMKEEHLLTGSLEPTNEWYAVAKIAGIKTCQAYRRQYGFDAISAMPANLYGPGDNFHPLYSHVLPALMRRFHEAKKAGAKDVVIWGTGAPRREFLHCDDLADAALFLMETYEDERTINVGAGTDMTIGEAARTMAEVVGYHGQVMFDPSKPDGQPKKLLDTTRLSNLGWRPKIPFRKGLEDTYRWFLENESSILAEPALAP, from the coding sequence ATGAATAGGGGGTCGAAGATCTTCGTCGCTGGGCACCGCGGCCTGGTCGGCTCCGCGATAACGAGACGATTACAATCCGCCGGCCACACCAACCTCGTCACGAGGACGCGAAACGAGCTCGACTTGACGGACCAGGCCCGGGTACGCGGGTTCTTCGACGAGGAGCGACCCGAATTCGTGTTCGTCGCGGCCGCAAAGGTCGGCGGCATCCATGCCAACAACACGCTCCCGGCCGAGTTCATCTGGAACAACCTGATGATACAATCCAATGTAATCGATGCCGCTTACAGGTCGGGTGTGACGAAGCTCCTATTCCTAGGTTCTTCCTGCATCTACCCGCGCCTCGCTCCGCAGCCGATGAAAGAGGAACACCTGCTGACTGGTAGCCTCGAACCCACGAACGAATGGTATGCCGTGGCGAAGATCGCCGGCATCAAGACGTGCCAGGCCTACCGGCGGCAATACGGGTTCGATGCGATAAGCGCCATGCCGGCGAACCTCTACGGGCCCGGCGACAACTTCCACCCCTTGTATTCCCACGTGCTTCCGGCATTGATGAGACGATTCCACGAAGCCAAGAAGGCGGGCGCCAAGGATGTCGTGATTTGGGGGACTGGCGCACCGCGGCGCGAGTTCCTGCACTGCGACGACTTGGCCGATGCCGCGCTTTTCCTGATGGAGACGTACGAGGACGAACGGACCATCAACGTCGGCGCCGGCACCGACATGACCATCGGCGAAGCGGCACGCACCATGGCCGAAGTCGTCGGATACCATGGCCAAGTCATGTTCGATCCGAGTAAGCCCGACGGCCAACCGAAGAAATTGCTCGACACGACGCGCCTCTCGAACCTGGGTTGGCGGCCAAAGATCCCCTTCCGCAAAGGCCTGGAAGACACCTACCGCTGGTTCCTCGAGAACGAGTCGTCCATCCTGGCGGAGCCAGCTCTTGCACCCTGA
- a CDS encoding NAD-dependent epimerase/dehydratase family protein: MTKTALVTGATGVVGPTLIKLLIDQGWNVRAVARRLPPQASFRQGQECVAADVSDPEAMKRVTRGVEAVFHLAATLHERAPIAVPRERYAAVNVDGARNVARAARDAGVETIVHASTINVLGPTRRGETWDDETPPRPPDPYSRSKLEGELAVREARPDSVVIRLGAVYGGRMKGNYLRMLDYIRKGRFVHVGRADNRRSLVFEDDAAAALAAAAHNKETRGRTYIVTDGEPHTMKEIADAMANALGRPRPTLHVPAAAAGIAFASVGAWRRLKGDAVGWNRETLAKITEDMSVVGHAARRDFGYVPKWPLGEGWRETLKRLSIEGGKAPVPERRM; this comes from the coding sequence TTGACTAAGACAGCGCTCGTCACAGGGGCCACCGGTGTGGTCGGACCCACACTCATCAAGCTGCTCATAGACCAGGGTTGGAACGTCCGCGCGGTCGCCCGACGCCTTCCGCCTCAAGCCTCCTTCCGCCAAGGCCAAGAGTGCGTGGCCGCCGACGTCTCCGATCCTGAAGCGATGAAGCGTGTTACAAGAGGCGTTGAGGCGGTTTTCCACTTGGCGGCGACGTTACACGAGCGCGCACCAATCGCGGTGCCGCGTGAGAGATACGCGGCCGTCAACGTGGACGGCGCGAGAAACGTCGCGCGTGCCGCGCGAGATGCCGGCGTGGAGACGATCGTCCACGCCAGCACCATCAACGTCCTCGGGCCGACGCGCCGCGGCGAAACATGGGACGACGAGACCCCGCCACGACCCCCTGACCCCTACTCCAGGAGCAAACTAGAGGGGGAGCTTGCCGTCCGGGAGGCGAGGCCCGATTCAGTGGTGATCCGCCTCGGCGCCGTCTACGGTGGCCGCATGAAAGGGAATTATCTCCGCATGTTGGATTACATCCGGAAGGGACGGTTCGTCCACGTGGGGCGAGCCGACAACCGCAGAAGCCTCGTTTTCGAAGACGATGCCGCGGCGGCCCTCGCGGCCGCCGCCCACAACAAAGAGACCCGTGGCCGGACCTACATCGTGACGGACGGCGAACCGCACACCATGAAAGAGATCGCGGACGCAATGGCCAATGCCCTCGGAAGACCGCGCCCCACCCTGCATGTGCCGGCGGCGGCAGCCGGAATCGCATTTGCTTCCGTCGGGGCCTGGAGGCGTCTAAAGGGTGACGCCGTCGGTTGGAACCGCGAGACGCTGGCGAAGATCACCGAGGACATGTCGGTCGTAGGCCACGCCGCTCGCCGGGATTTTGGCTACGTACCGAAGTGGCCCCTCGGTGAAGGCTGGCGGGAAACGTTGAAGAGATTATCGATTGAGGGCGGCAAAGCCCCGGTCCCGGAGCGGAGAATGTGA
- a CDS encoding glycosyltransferase family 4 protein, which yields MTPDWGLIAAAALLSFVLAGAMIHVAKRIGLVDRPNDRSLHTAPKLRGGGVAIVVTFECVLYLLYNSSAIGPLPALVLGAGGGIVAIIGFLDDVKSRGNTVRMAVWTSVAVGSLLALGGLQVLRVGAGSWTLGVFGTTIAIIGVIWMINLYNFMDGIDGLAAAQGVFVAGVGAALLYASGSEALATLSAALGAACLGFLAWNKSPARIFMGDVGSGFLGFSFAALAILSEVTNGPPLTVWAILLAPFIGDATLTVIRRIGNREPFWVAHRSHAYQRLVQGGWSHSAVVGAVLALDVLLALAAFLAYSSPDTAVPMVALAYIVVIGAWAAVKPRPARS from the coding sequence GTGACACCGGATTGGGGCCTCATTGCCGCGGCGGCGCTCTTGAGCTTCGTACTGGCCGGGGCGATGATCCATGTCGCCAAACGGATCGGCCTCGTCGACCGCCCAAACGACCGGAGCCTGCACACGGCCCCGAAGCTTCGCGGCGGCGGCGTCGCCATCGTCGTGACTTTTGAGTGTGTCTTGTACCTGTTGTACAACTCATCCGCAATAGGACCATTGCCCGCCTTGGTCCTGGGCGCGGGCGGTGGCATCGTCGCCATCATCGGTTTCCTCGATGACGTGAAGAGTCGCGGGAACACCGTCCGAATGGCGGTCTGGACAAGCGTGGCGGTGGGGTCGCTTCTCGCCCTCGGTGGTCTTCAGGTCCTACGCGTGGGCGCCGGGTCGTGGACGCTTGGCGTTTTTGGCACGACGATCGCCATCATCGGCGTCATCTGGATGATTAACCTCTACAATTTCATGGACGGGATCGATGGCCTCGCGGCGGCTCAAGGTGTCTTCGTGGCCGGCGTAGGCGCGGCGTTACTATATGCCTCCGGTTCAGAGGCGCTTGCGACCCTTTCCGCGGCGCTCGGGGCGGCCTGCCTCGGATTTCTTGCGTGGAACAAGTCCCCGGCGCGGATCTTCATGGGAGACGTCGGCAGCGGTTTTCTCGGCTTCTCCTTCGCCGCCTTGGCCATCCTGTCGGAGGTGACGAACGGCCCGCCGCTCACCGTATGGGCGATCCTTCTTGCGCCATTCATCGGGGACGCGACGCTCACCGTCATCAGGAGAATCGGCAACCGAGAGCCGTTCTGGGTCGCTCACCGGTCACATGCCTATCAGCGGCTCGTCCAGGGGGGGTGGTCGCACTCGGCGGTCGTTGGTGCCGTTCTTGCGTTGGATGTCCTTCTTGCTCTCGCGGCGTTCCTCGCCTATTCGAGCCCCGACACCGCGGTGCCGATGGTGGCCCTTGCGTACATCGTGGTGATCGGCGCTTGGGCGGCGGTCAAACCCAGACCCGCCCGATCGTGA